One window from the genome of Pungitius pungitius chromosome 14, fPunPun2.1, whole genome shotgun sequence encodes:
- the tnika gene encoding TRAF2 and NCK interacting kinase a isoform X5 gives MASDSPARSLDEIDLSALRDPAGIFELVELVGNGTYGQVYKGRHVKTGQLAAIKVMDVTGDEEEEIKAEINMLKKYSHHRNIATYYGAFIKKNPPGIDDQLWLVMEFCGAGSVTDLIKNTKGNSLKEEWTAYICREILRGLTHLHQHKVIHRDIKGQNVLLTENAEVKLVDFGVSAQLDRTVGRRNTFIGTPYWMAPEVIACDENPEATYDFKSDLWSLGITAIEMAEGAPPLCDMHPMRALFLIPRNPAPRLKSKKWSKKFQSFIESCLVKSHSQRPSTEQLLKHPFIRELPNERQIRIQLKDHIDRTKKKRGERDETEYEYSGSEEEDEEREMGEPSSIINVPGESTLRRDFLRLQLANKERSEAQRRQQQQQLEQQQNEEHKRLLLAERQKRIEEQKEQRRRLEEQQQRERELRKQHEREQRRRYEEMEQLRREEERRHSEREQEYKRKQIEEQRQAERLQRQLQQERAYLVSLQQQQQQEGRQAEKKPLYHYKDINNPSDKPAWAKEVPKQQHVQSNLPRPQPRHHQSFNRPASSPVPHGQHRAQAPKRAQCDNAHLLPTQIPNIRISLDPGEALDAGLLQEISQQVREFRASSRGQIPGPILEHTPGKGPSKEPTKGNKGRPRKEPVSQSNPVPNPYPVGPQKEKPRDRPLSAPSQAAIQGLMPPDPQFKAPQPHPQPPGQIQAPQSGTNHLSIPGVKLVEERSKLNRQSSPALPHKVANRISDPSLPPRSESFSSGGMQPARTPPTHRSIEPQMAHLIPVKIHSASMSGSQSLQDQTGSALSEGLSVGSPRPEMPRQNSDPTSDTPGPPQRITGREDRDRDKDRDRTAWLREEDLPPKVPQRTTSISPALVRKNSPNGGVGLGPRTGSHLIRASNPDLRRSELSLDAMLQRTSSNSSSSSSPSSQGGSAERRGQAKLEESPPGPNQEAKSKQEEGRESARPSRPASYKKAIDEDLSALAKELRELRVEEGSRPPVKVTDYSSSSDGSESSDEDGETVGHDGTVAVSDIPRIMPAAKSSGETYGGLTEDSLGDAYNSSKDGTLVMRETEERRRGSHTESNGFGNHSNHGNLPDLLQQSNSPSATPTSALQELGDMAEFGLGGSKSSFTPFVDPRVYQTSPSENDDETSAEAMFSSELLRQEQARLNEARKISVVNVNPTNIRPHSDTPEIRKYKKRFNSEILCAALWGVNLLVGTENGLMLLDRSGQGKVYNLITRRRFLQMDVLEGLNVLVTISGKKNKLRVYYLSWLRNRILHNDPEVEKKQGWITVGELEGCVHYKVVKYERIKFLVIALKNSVEIYAWAPKPYHKFMAFKSFTELQHRPQLVDLTVEEGQRLKVIYGSSVGFHVIDVDSGNPYDIYIPSHCAKQMKIQSQVTPHAIVVLPKTDGMEMLLCYEDEGVYVNTYGRITKDVVLQWGEMPTSVAYIHSNQIMGWGEKAIEIRSVETGHLDGVFMHKRAQRLKFLCERNDKVFFASVRSGGSSQVFFMTLNRSSMMNW, from the exons GGTCTGACTCATCTCCATCAGCACAAGGTCATCCACAGAGACATCAAGGGACAGAACGTCCTGCTGACTGAGAACGCAGAGGTCAAACTAG TGGACTTTGGCGTGTCAGCCCAGTTGGACAGGACCGTGGGGAGGAGGAACACGTTCATCGGGACGCCGTACTGGATGGCGCCGGAGGTTATCGCCTGTGACGAGAACCCCGAGGCCACGTACGACTTCAAG AGTGATTTATGGTCCCTGGGAATCACAGCGATAGAGATGGCTGAAGGGGCGCCAC CGCTGTGTGACATGCACCCGATGAGAGCCCTCTTCCTCATCCCGCGCAATCCCGCCCCCAGACTCAAGTCAAAGAAGTG GTCCAAGAAGTTCCAGTCGTTCATAGAGAGCTGTCTGGTCAAAAGCCACAGCCAGAGACCCAGCACCGAGCAGCTTCTCAAACACCCGTTCATCCGAGAGCTGCCCAACGAGAGGCAGATCCGCATCCAGCTGAAGGACCACATCGACCGCaccaagaagaagagaggagagaggg ATGAGACAGAGTACGAGTACAGCGGcagtgaagaggaggatgaagaaagggAAATGGGTGAACCAAG CTCCATCATCAACGTCCCCGGAGAGTCGACCCTGAGGCGGGACTTCCTGCGCCTCCAGCTGGCCAATAAGGAGCGATCGGAAgcgcagcggcggcagcagcagcagcagctggagcagcagcagaatgagGAGCACAAGCGCCTGCTGTTGGCTGAGAGACAGAAACGCAtcgaggagcagaaggagcagagaAGGCGTCTGGAGGAG cagcagcagcgagagcGAGAGCTCAGGAAGCAGCATGAGAGGGAACAGAGGAGGCGCTACGAGGAAATGGAGCAGCTccggagagaggaagagaggaggcaTTCGGAGAGAGAACAG GAGTACAAACGCAAACAGATAGAGGAGCAGCGGCAGGCAGAGCGGCTGCAGAGGCAGCTCCAGCAGGAGAGAGCCTACcttgtgtctctgcagcagcagcagcagcaggagggaagGCAGGCAGAGAAGAAACCGCTTTACCACTACAAAGATATCAACAATCCCAGCGACAAGCCTGCCTGGGCTAAAGAG GTCCCGAAGCAGCAGCATGTTCAGAGTAACCTGCCCCGCCCCCAACCACGACATCACCAGTCGTTCAACCGACCGGCTTCATCCCCCGTCCCTCACGGCCAACACAGAGCTCAGGCACCTAAGAGAGCCCAGTGCGATAATGCCCATCTCCTCCCCACCCAAATCCCCAACATCCGCATTTCCCTAGACCCCGGAGAAGCCCTCGATGCGGGGCTCTTGCAGGAGATAAGTCAGCAGGTCAGAGAGTTCAGGGCTAGTTCTAGGGGCCAAATTCCAGGGCCCATCCTGGAACACACTCCAGGCAAAGGGCCCAGTAAGGAGCCTACTAAGGGTAACAAAGGGCGTCCTAGAAAAGAGCCAGTCAGCCAGTCCAATCCAGTACCCAATCCATATCCTGTGGGGCCTCAGAAAGAGAAGCCTAGAGACAGGCCTCTCTCTGCGCCCAGTCAGGCAGCCATCCAGGGGCTAATGCCTCCTGACCCACAGTTTAAGGCCCCACAACCTCATCCTCAGCCGCCGGGACAGATCCAGGCACCTCAGTCTGGAACTAATCACTTATCCATCCCTGGGGTCAAACTG GTGGAGGAGCGATCTAAGCTGAACAGACAGAGCTCCCCAGCGCTGCCGCACAAAGTGGCCAACCGCATCtccgacccctccctccctccccgctccGAGTCCTTCAGCAGTGGGGGCATGCAGCCCGcccgcaccccacccacccaccgcTCCATCGaaccacag ATGGCGCACCTTATTCCAGTGAAGATCCACTCCGCCTCAATGTCCGGCTCGCAGTCTCTGCAGGACCAGACGGGCTCGGCTCTGAGTGAGGGGCTTAGCGTGGGCTCCCCCAGGCCCGAGATGCCGCGCCAGAACTCAGACCCCACTTCGGACACCCCCGGACCGCCGCAGCGCATCACAGGCAGAGAGGACCGGGACAGAGACAAGGACCGGGACAGGACCGCCTGGCTGAGAGAGGAGGACCTCCCGCCCAAG GTCCCTCAGAGAACCACTTCCATCTCCCCAGCCCTGGTCAGGAAGAACTCCCCTAATGGAGGAGTGGGTCTGGGACCTCGCACAGGTTCTCACCTCATACGGGCCAG TAACCCAGACCTGCGGCGCTCCGAGCTCTCTCTGGACGCCATGCTGCAAAGAACTTCCTCCaactcatcatcctcctcctccccttcatctCAGGGAGGCTCAGCTGAGAGGAGAG GTCAAGCCAAACTGGAAGAATCCCCTCCAGGACCCAATCAGGAGGCAAAGTCCAAACAGGAGGAGGGCCGTGAATCTGCCAGACCCAGCAGACCTGCA AGCTATAAGAAAGCCATAGATGAG GACCTAAGTGCATTGGCCAAGGAACTCAGAGAattgagggtggaggagggcagCAGACCGCCAGTCAAG GTGACAGACTACTCGTCCTCCAGTGACGGCTCAGAGAGCAGCGATGAGGACGGGGAGACAGTGGGCCATGATGGGACTGTTGCTGTTAGCGACATCCCCCGCATCAT GCCAGCAGCAAAAAGCAGCGGTGAGACGTATGGAGGGCTGACAGAGGACTCTCTGGGAGATGCCTATAATAGCTCCAAGGATGGCACTCTAGTGATGAGAGAG acggaggagaggaggagagggagccaCACTGAGAGTAATGGGTTTGGGAATCACAGTAACCACGGTAACCTCCCtgacctgctgcagcagagcaaCTCTCCCTCGGCAACACCCACCTCGGCTTTGCAGGAACTGGGCGACATGGCGGAG TTCGGTCTGGGCGGGTCCAAATCGTCCTTCACCCCATTTGTTGATCCCCGTGTCTATCAAACCTCCCCAAGTGAGAACGACGACGAGACCTCCGCCGAAG CCATGTTTTCTAGCGAGCTGCTGAGGCAGGAGCAGGCCCGGCTAAACGAAGCCCGCAAGATCTCCGTGGTCAACGTCAACCCCACCAACATCCGACCCCACAGCGACACTCCGGAGATCCGCAAATACAAGAAGCGCTTCAACTCAGAGATCCTGTGTGCTGCACTCTGGG GCGTGAACCTGCTGGTGGGGACGGAGAACGGTCTCATGCTACTAGACCGAAGCGGACAGGGAAAAGTCTATAACCTGATCACCAGGCGGCGCTTCCTACAGATGGACGTGCTGGAGGGGCTCAATGTGCTGGTCACCATATCTG GGAAAAAGAATAAGTTGCGTGTCTACTATTTGTCCTGGCTGAGGAACAGAATATTACACAACGACCCGGAAGTAGAGAAGAAGCAGGGATGGATTACAGTCGGGGAGCTGGAGGGCTGTGTGCATTATAAAGTTG TCAAATACGAGAGGATCAAGTTCCTTGTGATTGCTCTGAAGAACTCTGTGGAAATCTATGCCTGGGCTCCCAAACCCTACCACAAGTTCATGGCCTTTAAG TCCTTCACCGAGCTGCAGCACCGTCCCCAGCTGGTTGACCTGACGGTGGAGGAAGGTCAGAGGTTGAAGGTCATCTACGGCTCCAGCGTGGGCTTCCACGTCATTGACGTGGACTCGGGCAACCCTTACGACATCTACATCCCCTCGCAT TGTGCCAAACAGATGAAG ATCCAGAGCCAGGTGACGCCCCATGCCATCGTGGTGCTCCCTAAAACGGATGGAATGGAGATGCTGCTGTGTTACGAGGACGAGGGCGTCTACGTCAACACCTACGGGCGGATCACCAAGGACGTGGTGCTACAGTGGGGAGAGATGCCTACCTCCGTTG CCTATATCCACTCAAATCAAATTATGGGCTGGGGGGAGAAAGCCATAGAGATCCGCTCCGTAGAGACCGGTCACCTGGATGGAGTCTTCATGCACAAGAGAGCCCAGAGACTCAAATTCCTTTGTGAGCGGAACGACAAG GTGTTCTTTGCGTCGGTGCGCTCAGGAGGCAGCAGCCAAGTTTTCTTCATGACCCTCAACAGAAGCTCCATGATGAACTGGTGA
- the tnika gene encoding TRAF2 and NCK interacting kinase a isoform X2 → MASDSPARSLDEIDLSALRDPAGIFELVELVGNGTYGQVYKGRHVKTGQLAAIKVMDVTGDEEEEIKAEINMLKKYSHHRNIATYYGAFIKKNPPGIDDQLWLVMEFCGAGSVTDLIKNTKGNSLKEEWTAYICREILRGLTHLHQHKVIHRDIKGQNVLLTENAEVKLVDFGVSAQLDRTVGRRNTFIGTPYWMAPEVIACDENPEATYDFKSDLWSLGITAIEMAEGAPPLCDMHPMRALFLIPRNPAPRLKSKKWSKKFQSFIESCLVKSHSQRPSTEQLLKHPFIRELPNERQIRIQLKDHIDRTKKKRGERDETEYEYSGSEEEDEEREMGEPSSIINVPGESTLRRDFLRLQLANKERSEAQRRQQQQQLEQQQNEEHKRLLLAERQKRIEEQKEQRRRLEEQQQRERELRKQHEREQRRRYEEMEQLRREEERRHSEREQEYIRRQLEEEQRQLEILQQQLLQEQALLMEYKRKQIEEQRQAERLQRQLQQERAYLVSLQQQQQQEGRQAEKKPLYHYKDINNPSDKPAWAKEVPKQQHVQSNLPRPQPRHHQSFNRPASSPVPHGQHRAQAPKRAQCDNAHLLPTQIPNIRISLDPGEALDAGLLQEISQQVREFRASSRGQIPGPILEHTPGKGPSKEPTKGNKGRPRKEPVSQSNPVPNPYPVGPQKEKPRDRPLSAPSQAAIQGLMPPDPQFKAPQPHPQPPGQIQAPQSGTNHLSIPGVKLVEERSKLNRQSSPALPHKVANRISDPSLPPRSESFSSGGMQPARTPPTHRSIEPQMAHLIPVKIHSASMSGSQSLQDQTGSALSEGLSVGSPRPEMPRQNSDPTSDTPGPPQRITGREDRDRDKDRDRTAWLREEDLPPKVPQRTTSISPALVRKNSPNGGVGLGPRTGSHLIRASNPDLRRSELSLDAMLQRTSSNSSSSSSPSSQGGSAERRGQAKLEESPPGPNQEAKSKQEEGRESARPSRPASYKKAIDEDLSALAKELRELRVEEGSRPPVKVTDYSSSSDGSESSDEDGETVGHDGTVAVSDIPRIMPAAKSSGETYGGLTEDSLGDAYNSSKDGTLVMRETEERRRGSHTESNGFGNHSNHGNLPDLLQQSNSPSATPTSALQELGDMAEFGLGGSKSSFTPFVDPRVYQTSPSENDDETSAEAMFSSELLRQEQARLNEARKISVVNVNPTNIRPHSDTPEIRKYKKRFNSEILCAALWGVNLLVGTENGLMLLDRSGQGKVYNLITRRRFLQMDVLEGLNVLVTISGKKNKLRVYYLSWLRNRILHNDPEVEKKQGWITVGELEGCVHYKVVKYERIKFLVIALKNSVEIYAWAPKPYHKFMAFKSFTELQHRPQLVDLTVEEGQRLKVIYGSSVGFHVIDVDSGNPYDIYIPSHIQSQVTPHAIVVLPKTDGMEMLLCYEDEGVYVNTYGRITKDVVLQWGEMPTSVAYIHSNQIMGWGEKAIEIRSVETGHLDGVFMHKRAQRLKFLCERNDKVFFASVRSGGSSQVFFMTLNRSSMMNW, encoded by the exons GGTCTGACTCATCTCCATCAGCACAAGGTCATCCACAGAGACATCAAGGGACAGAACGTCCTGCTGACTGAGAACGCAGAGGTCAAACTAG TGGACTTTGGCGTGTCAGCCCAGTTGGACAGGACCGTGGGGAGGAGGAACACGTTCATCGGGACGCCGTACTGGATGGCGCCGGAGGTTATCGCCTGTGACGAGAACCCCGAGGCCACGTACGACTTCAAG AGTGATTTATGGTCCCTGGGAATCACAGCGATAGAGATGGCTGAAGGGGCGCCAC CGCTGTGTGACATGCACCCGATGAGAGCCCTCTTCCTCATCCCGCGCAATCCCGCCCCCAGACTCAAGTCAAAGAAGTG GTCCAAGAAGTTCCAGTCGTTCATAGAGAGCTGTCTGGTCAAAAGCCACAGCCAGAGACCCAGCACCGAGCAGCTTCTCAAACACCCGTTCATCCGAGAGCTGCCCAACGAGAGGCAGATCCGCATCCAGCTGAAGGACCACATCGACCGCaccaagaagaagagaggagagaggg ATGAGACAGAGTACGAGTACAGCGGcagtgaagaggaggatgaagaaagggAAATGGGTGAACCAAG CTCCATCATCAACGTCCCCGGAGAGTCGACCCTGAGGCGGGACTTCCTGCGCCTCCAGCTGGCCAATAAGGAGCGATCGGAAgcgcagcggcggcagcagcagcagcagctggagcagcagcagaatgagGAGCACAAGCGCCTGCTGTTGGCTGAGAGACAGAAACGCAtcgaggagcagaaggagcagagaAGGCGTCTGGAGGAG cagcagcagcgagagcGAGAGCTCAGGAAGCAGCATGAGAGGGAACAGAGGAGGCGCTACGAGGAAATGGAGCAGCTccggagagaggaagagaggaggcaTTCGGAGAGAGAACAG GAGTATATCCGTAGACAGCTGGAAGAGGAACAGAGGCAGTTAGAgattctccagcagcagctaCTGCAGGAACAGGCATTGCTGATG GAGTACAAACGCAAACAGATAGAGGAGCAGCGGCAGGCAGAGCGGCTGCAGAGGCAGCTCCAGCAGGAGAGAGCCTACcttgtgtctctgcagcagcagcagcagcaggagggaagGCAGGCAGAGAAGAAACCGCTTTACCACTACAAAGATATCAACAATCCCAGCGACAAGCCTGCCTGGGCTAAAGAG GTCCCGAAGCAGCAGCATGTTCAGAGTAACCTGCCCCGCCCCCAACCACGACATCACCAGTCGTTCAACCGACCGGCTTCATCCCCCGTCCCTCACGGCCAACACAGAGCTCAGGCACCTAAGAGAGCCCAGTGCGATAATGCCCATCTCCTCCCCACCCAAATCCCCAACATCCGCATTTCCCTAGACCCCGGAGAAGCCCTCGATGCGGGGCTCTTGCAGGAGATAAGTCAGCAGGTCAGAGAGTTCAGGGCTAGTTCTAGGGGCCAAATTCCAGGGCCCATCCTGGAACACACTCCAGGCAAAGGGCCCAGTAAGGAGCCTACTAAGGGTAACAAAGGGCGTCCTAGAAAAGAGCCAGTCAGCCAGTCCAATCCAGTACCCAATCCATATCCTGTGGGGCCTCAGAAAGAGAAGCCTAGAGACAGGCCTCTCTCTGCGCCCAGTCAGGCAGCCATCCAGGGGCTAATGCCTCCTGACCCACAGTTTAAGGCCCCACAACCTCATCCTCAGCCGCCGGGACAGATCCAGGCACCTCAGTCTGGAACTAATCACTTATCCATCCCTGGGGTCAAACTG GTGGAGGAGCGATCTAAGCTGAACAGACAGAGCTCCCCAGCGCTGCCGCACAAAGTGGCCAACCGCATCtccgacccctccctccctccccgctccGAGTCCTTCAGCAGTGGGGGCATGCAGCCCGcccgcaccccacccacccaccgcTCCATCGaaccacag ATGGCGCACCTTATTCCAGTGAAGATCCACTCCGCCTCAATGTCCGGCTCGCAGTCTCTGCAGGACCAGACGGGCTCGGCTCTGAGTGAGGGGCTTAGCGTGGGCTCCCCCAGGCCCGAGATGCCGCGCCAGAACTCAGACCCCACTTCGGACACCCCCGGACCGCCGCAGCGCATCACAGGCAGAGAGGACCGGGACAGAGACAAGGACCGGGACAGGACCGCCTGGCTGAGAGAGGAGGACCTCCCGCCCAAG GTCCCTCAGAGAACCACTTCCATCTCCCCAGCCCTGGTCAGGAAGAACTCCCCTAATGGAGGAGTGGGTCTGGGACCTCGCACAGGTTCTCACCTCATACGGGCCAG TAACCCAGACCTGCGGCGCTCCGAGCTCTCTCTGGACGCCATGCTGCAAAGAACTTCCTCCaactcatcatcctcctcctccccttcatctCAGGGAGGCTCAGCTGAGAGGAGAG GTCAAGCCAAACTGGAAGAATCCCCTCCAGGACCCAATCAGGAGGCAAAGTCCAAACAGGAGGAGGGCCGTGAATCTGCCAGACCCAGCAGACCTGCA AGCTATAAGAAAGCCATAGATGAG GACCTAAGTGCATTGGCCAAGGAACTCAGAGAattgagggtggaggagggcagCAGACCGCCAGTCAAG GTGACAGACTACTCGTCCTCCAGTGACGGCTCAGAGAGCAGCGATGAGGACGGGGAGACAGTGGGCCATGATGGGACTGTTGCTGTTAGCGACATCCCCCGCATCAT GCCAGCAGCAAAAAGCAGCGGTGAGACGTATGGAGGGCTGACAGAGGACTCTCTGGGAGATGCCTATAATAGCTCCAAGGATGGCACTCTAGTGATGAGAGAG acggaggagaggaggagagggagccaCACTGAGAGTAATGGGTTTGGGAATCACAGTAACCACGGTAACCTCCCtgacctgctgcagcagagcaaCTCTCCCTCGGCAACACCCACCTCGGCTTTGCAGGAACTGGGCGACATGGCGGAG TTCGGTCTGGGCGGGTCCAAATCGTCCTTCACCCCATTTGTTGATCCCCGTGTCTATCAAACCTCCCCAAGTGAGAACGACGACGAGACCTCCGCCGAAG CCATGTTTTCTAGCGAGCTGCTGAGGCAGGAGCAGGCCCGGCTAAACGAAGCCCGCAAGATCTCCGTGGTCAACGTCAACCCCACCAACATCCGACCCCACAGCGACACTCCGGAGATCCGCAAATACAAGAAGCGCTTCAACTCAGAGATCCTGTGTGCTGCACTCTGGG GCGTGAACCTGCTGGTGGGGACGGAGAACGGTCTCATGCTACTAGACCGAAGCGGACAGGGAAAAGTCTATAACCTGATCACCAGGCGGCGCTTCCTACAGATGGACGTGCTGGAGGGGCTCAATGTGCTGGTCACCATATCTG GGAAAAAGAATAAGTTGCGTGTCTACTATTTGTCCTGGCTGAGGAACAGAATATTACACAACGACCCGGAAGTAGAGAAGAAGCAGGGATGGATTACAGTCGGGGAGCTGGAGGGCTGTGTGCATTATAAAGTTG TCAAATACGAGAGGATCAAGTTCCTTGTGATTGCTCTGAAGAACTCTGTGGAAATCTATGCCTGGGCTCCCAAACCCTACCACAAGTTCATGGCCTTTAAG TCCTTCACCGAGCTGCAGCACCGTCCCCAGCTGGTTGACCTGACGGTGGAGGAAGGTCAGAGGTTGAAGGTCATCTACGGCTCCAGCGTGGGCTTCCACGTCATTGACGTGGACTCGGGCAACCCTTACGACATCTACATCCCCTCGCAT ATCCAGAGCCAGGTGACGCCCCATGCCATCGTGGTGCTCCCTAAAACGGATGGAATGGAGATGCTGCTGTGTTACGAGGACGAGGGCGTCTACGTCAACACCTACGGGCGGATCACCAAGGACGTGGTGCTACAGTGGGGAGAGATGCCTACCTCCGTTG CCTATATCCACTCAAATCAAATTATGGGCTGGGGGGAGAAAGCCATAGAGATCCGCTCCGTAGAGACCGGTCACCTGGATGGAGTCTTCATGCACAAGAGAGCCCAGAGACTCAAATTCCTTTGTGAGCGGAACGACAAG GTGTTCTTTGCGTCGGTGCGCTCAGGAGGCAGCAGCCAAGTTTTCTTCATGACCCTCAACAGAAGCTCCATGATGAACTGGTGA